One genomic region from Amaranthus tricolor cultivar Red isolate AtriRed21 chromosome 12, ASM2621246v1, whole genome shotgun sequence encodes:
- the LOC130828651 gene encoding secreted RxLR effector protein 161-like: MVRIPCTSVGCSVMYTMVCSRPDIAYAVSLDSSKLTGLCDSDYGGDLHAIKSTSVFVFIVGCSTVSLQSSLQDGVALSTTKEECITVTESFNEAKWLKGVVVEVEIVEVNGDLSAPIDLCIHVWNPMDDLIWFTETVIVHQGSSNLFDLGDIRG, encoded by the exons atggtaagaattccgtGCACTAGTGTCGGTTGTAGTGTGATGTATACTATGGTATGTTCTAGACCCGATATAGCTTATGCGGTGAgcttg GATTCAAGCAAGCTAACCGGGCTTTGTGACTCAGATTATGGAGGTGATTTGCATGCTATAAAATCGACAAGTGTATTTGTGTTTATAGTGGGTTGTTCGACGGTGAGTTTGCAATCATCACTTCAAGATGGGGTTGCTCTTTCAACAACGAAAGAGGAGTGCATAACCGTTACCGAGTCATTTAATGAAGCAAAGTGGCTCAAGGGTGTAGTCG ttgaggtggagattgttgaagTTAATGGTGACTTGAGTGCGCCAATTGAtttgtgcattcatgtgtggaaCCCTATGGATGATTTAATATGG TTCACTGAAACTGTTATTGTTCATCAAGGTAGTTCAAACCTTTTCGACCTTGGTGATATTAGAGGTTAA